From one Candidatus Thioglobus sp. NP1 genomic stretch:
- the rplP gene encoding 50S ribosomal protein L16 — translation MLQPKRTKFRKVMKSRNRGLANGHNVSFGDIGLQATGRCRMTARQIEAARRAMTRHVKRQGKIWIRVFPDKPITKKPLEVRMGKGKGSVEYWVAQVKPGQMLFEMQGVDEVVAREAFELAAAKLPVKTAIIKRTIM, via the coding sequence ATGTTACAACCGAAACGTACAAAATTTAGAAAAGTCATGAAAAGCCGTAATCGTGGTTTGGCTAATGGTCACAATGTTAGCTTTGGTGATATTGGACTACAAGCAACAGGCAGATGTCGCATGACTGCACGGCAAATTGAGGCTGCACGTCGAGCAATGACAAGACATGTCAAGCGCCAAGGAAAAATTTGGATACGTGTTTTCCCTGATAAACCTATAACTAAAAAGCCTTTAGAGGTTCGAATGGGTAAAGGTAAGGGAAGTGTTGAGTATTGGGTTGCTCAGGTTAAGCCTGGCCAAATGTTATTTGAAATGCAAGGTGTTGATGAAGTAGTTGCCAGAGAAGCTTTTGAACTTGCTGCAGCTAAACTCCCTGTTAAAACTGCAATAATTAAACGGACAATAATGTAA
- the rpmC gene encoding 50S ribosomal protein L29, with protein sequence MDVKELREQDEIKLNEELITLLKEHFELRMQKSTSQLSDLSKLKKTKKSIAQIKTIIKEKQS encoded by the coding sequence ATGGATGTCAAAGAATTAAGAGAGCAAGATGAGATTAAGTTAAATGAAGAGCTAATAACATTGCTTAAGGAACATTTTGAGCTGCGTATGCAAAAAAGTACTTCACAGTTAAGTGATTTATCAAAGCTTAAAAAAACAAAAAAATCTATTGCTCAAATTAAAACAATTATTAAAGAGAAGCAGTCATGA
- the rplX gene encoding 50S ribosomal protein L24, with amino-acid sequence MMKIKQNDEVIVIAGKDKGSIGTVTKVLGSKLIVEGFNLAKKHVRANPQEGIQGGIEEKEMPLNTSNVAIYNPATKKADRIGIRVNDKGNKERFFKSSGEAVI; translated from the coding sequence ATGATGAAAATTAAACAAAATGATGAAGTGATAGTAATTGCAGGAAAAGATAAAGGTTCAATTGGAACGGTTACAAAGGTATTAGGATCAAAGCTTATAGTTGAAGGTTTTAATTTGGCAAAAAAACACGTTCGTGCTAATCCCCAAGAAGGTATTCAAGGTGGTATTGAAGAAAAAGAGATGCCATTAAATACTTCAAATGTTGCTATCTATAATCCAGCAACTAAAAAGGCAGATCGTATAGGTATTAGAGTAAATGATAAAGGTAATAAAGAAAGATTTTTTAAATCGAGTGGCGAAGCTGTTATTTAA
- the rplN gene encoding 50S ribosomal protein L14, producing MIQMQTRVQIADNSGGVKAMCIKVLGGSKRRYANIGDVIKVSIKEASPRGKVKKGDVYDAVVVRTAQGVRRQDGSRIRFDNNAVVLLNPKLEPIGTRIFGPVTRELRSAQFMKIVSLAPEVL from the coding sequence ATGATACAAATGCAGACAAGAGTTCAGATTGCTGATAATAGTGGTGGAGTTAAAGCAATGTGTATTAAAGTATTGGGCGGCTCAAAACGTCGCTATGCTAATATTGGTGATGTTATAAAGGTGAGTATTAAAGAAGCTTCACCTCGTGGTAAGGTCAAAAAAGGTGATGTATATGATGCTGTAGTTGTAAGAACTGCCCAAGGCGTTCGTCGTCAGGATGGTTCCCGTATTCGGTTTGATAATAATGCAGTTGTCCTTCTAAATCCTAAGCTTGAACCAATTGGAACTCGAATATTTGGACCTGTAACACGTGAATTAAGAAGTGCGCAATTTATGAAAATTGTTTCACTTGCACCAGAGGTACTATGA
- the rpsQ gene encoding 30S ribosomal protein S17, giving the protein MNETKAVERELTGKVVSNSRDKTIAVLVERKVRHPIYKKYIKRSSKVHAHDENNECGLGDVVRVAESKPFSKTKNWALIEVIEKSVDID; this is encoded by the coding sequence ATGAATGAAACTAAAGCAGTAGAAAGAGAACTTACTGGAAAAGTAGTTAGTAATAGTAGAGATAAAACAATAGCTGTTTTGGTTGAACGCAAAGTGCGTCATCCAATTTACAAAAAATATATAAAGCGAAGTTCAAAGGTTCATGCGCATGATGAAAATAATGAATGTGGGCTAGGCGATGTTGTAAGAGTTGCTGAATCAAAGCCTTTTTCAAAAACAAAAAACTGGGCTTTGATAGAAGTTATTGAAAAGTCAGTAGATATAGATTAA